A stretch of Chanodichthys erythropterus isolate Z2021 chromosome 20, ASM2448905v1, whole genome shotgun sequence DNA encodes these proteins:
- the si:ch73-168d20.1 gene encoding NLR family CARD domain-containing protein 3 isoform X2: MDPPPKFSSAKRRRSVSPSPEPSCVSHVSMDPPPKFSLGGSSAKLSKKQEGSISSNGKMSLDAIFRELEDTNISLMKKELRRFKELLRPDFQACSVREEEDDEGQSRVSEGVLKISLHVLRKMNQTDLANTLQTKLISVSQQQLKSRLKQKFQRISEGVCNGGNATLLNEIYIEIYMTEGGTGDVNNEHEVRQIETSSSRGLDTPIRCNDIFKPLPGRDKAIRTVLTKGVAGIGKTASVQKFVLDWAEGKANHDVHFIFPLPFRDLNLMKEKRMSLMELLRYFFAELKPIEYNDFKTIFIFDGLDEWRLPLDFQNNEILWDVNISASVDVLLTNLIRGNLLPSAHLWITTRPAAANQISSECVDQVTEVRGFRDPQKAEYFRKRIKDQRMASRIIAHVQSLRSLHVMCHIPVFCWISATVLEKIGEADGAEIPKTLTQMFTHLLIVQTKLKTQKYDGKCDLQEIRKSILSLGKLAFEQLEKGNLIFYEDDLRKCGIDVQEASVYSGVCTQIFREEFGLQLEKVFSFIHLSVQEFLAALYKFLSFAQDNNECSITDFMKSEVDRALQSKNGHLDLFLRFLLGLSLESNQTLLRGLFTPRGSSSCTREMVDYIKSKIRENPSLETSINLFHCLNELNDHSLLHEVQMYLSRSTGAHRLCGVKLSPAQWTALVFVLLNSTEDLNEFKLREYDLSEECLLRLLPVVKASRKADLRGCNITDQICSALAFVLSSNSSRLKELDLSDNNFQVSGVQLFSAGLKSPHCKLEILKLCNCNIREDSCAALVSGLISNPSHLREISLNSNKPGYSAMKLLSILLEDPHCKLEKLQLYNCSIGEEGCAALALALISNPSHLREFNLNNNDPGDSGVKLLGDLLKDPHCKLEKLQLDDCSIGEECFTALLLGLRSNPSHIRELNLSRNKPGDSGVKHLSDLLKDPHCKLEILQLECCSIGEEGCAALVLGLLSNPSHVKELNLNYNEPGDLGVKLLSFLLKDPQCKLEKLELKYDSIGDEGCAALASSLISNPSHLRELNLSWNKLGYSAVKLLSDLLKDTHCELEKLQLYDCSIGEEGCAALALALISNPSHLRELNLNNNEPGDSGVKLLSDLLKDPNCKLEKLQLEYCSIGEEGFTALVSGLKLNPSHLRQLNLSRSEPGDLGVKMLFDFLKDPLCKLEKLQLDDCSISEKGFAVLVSGLRSNPSHIRELNMNSNNPGFLGVKQLYDLLGDQHCKLEKLQLESCGIGEEGCAALALVLISNPSHLRELNLNYNEPGDSGVKHLSVLLKNPRCKLEKLELSHCNIRERGYAALISALSSNPSHQRELNLNYNQDTNSDAAL; this comes from the exons GAGCTTGAGGACACAAACATCTCTTTGATGAAGAAAGAGCTGAGAAGGTTCAAGGAACTGCTGAGGCCAGATTTCCAGGCATGCTCTGTgagagaggaggaggatgatgaGGGTCAGAGCCGAGTGAGCGAGGGAGTTCTAAAGATCTCACTTCATGTCCTGCGGAAGATGAACCAGACGGACCTCGCTAACACACTACAGACCA AGCTGATCTCAGTGAGTCAGCAACAACTGAAATCCAGACTGAAACAGAAATTTCAGAGAATCAGCGAAGGAGTCTGCAATGGAGGGAACGCGACACTTCTGAACGAGATCTACATAGAAATTTACATGACAGAGGGTGGGACTGGAGACGTCAACAACGAGCATGAGGTGAGACAGATCGAGACCTCATCATCCAGAGGCCTAGATACACCGATCAGATGTAATGACATCTTCAAACCCTTACCTGGACGAGACAAAGCAATCAGGACAGTTCTAACCAAAGGAGTTGCTGGAATTGGAAAAACCGCTTCTGTGCAGAAGTTCGTCCTGGACTGGGCTGAAGGAAAAGCCAATCACGATGTTCACTTCATATTTCCTCTTCCTTTCCGTGACCTGAATTTGATGAAGGAGAAGCGGATGAGTCTGATGGAGCTTCTTCGCTATTTTTTCGCAGAACTGAAACCAATAGAATATAATGACTTCAAAACAATCTTCATCTTTGACGGTCTGGATGAGTGGCGTCTTCCTCTGGATTTCCAGAATAATGAGATTTTGTGGGATGTGAACATATCAGCTTCAGTGGACGTGCTGCTGACTAACCTCATTAGAGGAAACCTGCTTCCTTCTGCTCACCTCTGGATCACCACACGACCAGCTGCAGCCAATCAGATCTCTTCAGAGTGTGTCGACCAGGTCACAGAGGTCCGAGGGTTCAGAGACCCTCAGAAGGCTGAGTATTTTCGGAAAAGGATAAAAGATCAGCGTATGGCTAGTAGGATCATTGCACATGTCCAATCTTTGAGAAGCCTGCACGTCATGTGTCACATCCCAGTGTTTTGCTGGATTTCTGCCACTGTTCTGGAGAAGATTGGTGAAGCAGATGGTGCAGAGATTCCCAAGACTCTCACTCAAATGTTCACACACCTGCTGATCGTCCAGACCAAACTGAAGACCCAGAAATATGATGGGAAATGTGATCTTCAGGAGATCAGAAAGAGCATCCTGTCACTTGGGAAACTAGCTTTTGAACAACTGGAAAAGGGGAACCTGATCTTCTACGAGGATGATCTGAGAAAGTGTGGCATTGATGTCCAAGAAGCATCTGTGTACTCTGGTGTTTGTACCCAGATATTCAGAGAGGAGTTTGGACTGCAGTTGGAGAAGGTTTTTAGCTTCATTCATCTGAGCGTTCAAGAGTTTCTCGCTGCCTTGTATAAGTTCCTATCCTTTGCTCAGGACAATAATGAGTGCTCAATTACAGATTTTATGAAGAGCGAAGTGGACAGGGCCTTGCAGAGCAAGAACGGACACCTAGATCTCTTCCTCCGCTTCCTTCTGGGACTTTCGCTGGAGTCCAATCAGACTCTCCTGCGGGGATTATTCACACCTAGAGGAAGCTCCAGTTGTACACGGGAAATGGTTGATTACATTAAGAGTAAAATCAGAGAGAATCCTTCCCTGGAGACGTCCATCAATCTGTTTCACTGTCTGAACGAGCTGAATGATCATTCCCTGCTGCATGAGGTCCAGATGTACCTGAGCCGCAGTACAGGTGCCCATCGCCTCTGTGGAGTCAAGCTCTCTCCGGCCCAGTGGACGGCGCTGGTGTTTGTACTGCTGAACTCAACAGAGGACCTGAATGAGTTTAAACTGAGGGAATATGATCTATCAGAGGAGTGTCTTCTGAGGCTTCTGCCGGTGGTCAAAGCTTCCAGAAAAGCAGA TCTGAGGGGTTGTAATATTACAGATCAAATCTGTTCAGCCCTGGCGTTTGTGCTCAGCTCAAACTCTTCACGTCTGAAAGAGCTGGACCTCAGTGACAACAACTTCCAGGTCTCAGGAGTACAGCTTTTCTCTGCTGGACTGAAGAGTCCTCACTGTAAACTGGAGATATTGAA ATTGTGTAACTGCAATATTCGAGAGGACAGTTGTGCTGCTCTGGTTTCAGGTCTGATATCAAACCCATCACATCTGAGAGAAATCAGTCTGAACTCTAATAAACCAGGATATTCAGCAATGAAGCTTTTGTCTATTCTACTGGAAGATCCACATTGTAAATTAGAGAAACTACA GCTGTATAACTGCAGTATTGGAGAGgaaggttgtgctgctctggCTTTAGCGCTGATATCAAACCCTTCACATCTGAGAGAATTTAATCTGAACAATAATGATCCAGGAGATTCAGGAGTGAAGCTTCTCGGTGATCTACTGAAGGACCCACACTGTAAACTAGAGAAACTACA GCTTGATGACTGCAGTATTGGAGAGGAATGTTTTACAGCTTTGCTTTTAGGtctgagatcaaacccctcacaTATTAGAGAACTCAATCTGAGCAGGAACAAACCAGGAGATTCAGGAGTGAAGCATTTGTCTGATCTACTGAAGGACCCACACTGTAAACTGGAAATACTACA GTTGGAGTGCTGCAGTATTGGAGAGGAAGGTTGTGCTGCCCTGGTATTAGGCCTGTTATCAAACCCATCACATGTTAAAGAACTCAATCTGAACTACAATGAACCAGGAGATTTAGGAGTGAAGCTTCTGTCTTTTCTACTGAAAGACCCACAATGTAAACTGGAGAAACTAGA GCTGAAATACGATAGCATTGGAGATGAAGGATGTGCTGCTCTGGCTTCATCTCTTATATCAAACCCATCACATCTGAGAGAACTCAATCTGAGTTGGAATAAACTGGGATATTCAGCAGTGAAGCTTCTGTCTGATCTACTGAAGGACACACACTGTGAACTGGAGAAACTACA GCTGTATGACTGCAGTATCGGAGAGgaaggttgtgctgctctggCTTTAGCACTGATATCAAACCCTTCACATCTGAGAGAACTAAATCTGAACAACAACGAACCAGGAGATTCTGGAGTGAAGCTTCTCTCTGACCTACTGAAGGACCCAAACTGTAAACTGGAGAAACTACA GCTGGAATACTGCAGCATCGGTGAGGAAGGTTTCACTGCCCTGGTTTCAGGTCTGAAATTGAACCCGTCACATCTGAGACAACTCAATCTGAGCAGGAGTGAACCTGGAGACTTGGGAGTGAAGATGCTGTTTGATTTCCTGAAGGATCCACTGTGTAAACTTGAGAAACTACA GCTTGATGACTGCAGTATTAGTGAGAAAGGTTTTGCTGTTCTGGTTTCAGGtctgagatcaaacccctcacacaTAAGAGAACTCAATATGAACTCTAATAATCCAGGGTTCTTAGGAGTAAAGCAACTCTATGACCTACTGGGAGATCAGCACTGTAAATTGGAGAAACTACA GTTGGAGAGCTGTGGTATTGGCGAGGAAGGTTGTGCAGCTCTGGCTTTAGTGCTGATATCAAACCCTTCTCATCTGAGAGAACTCAATCTGAACTACAATGAACCAGGAGATTCAGGAGTGAAGCATTTgtctgttctactgaagaaccCACGCTGTAAACTGGAGAAACTAGA GTTGTCTCACTGCAATATTAGAGAGAGAGGATATGCTGCTCTGATTTCAGCTCTGAGTTCAAACCCATCACACCAGAGAGAACTCAATCTGAACTATAACCAGGACACTAACAGTGATGCCGCTCTCTGA
- the sh3gl2b gene encoding SH3 domain containing GRB2 like 2b, endophilin A1 — MSVAGLKKQFHKATQKVSEKVGGAEGTKLDDDFKEMEKKVDTTSRAVLDIMTKTTEYLQPNPASRARLSMINTMSKIRGQDKGPGYPQAETVLGDAMTRFGRELGEESSFGLALLDAGESMRELGEVKDALDINVKQNFIDPLQNLHEKDLKEIQHHLKKMEGRRLDFDYKKKRQGKVTDDEIKQALEKFDESKEVAEQSMFNLLENDIEQVSQLAALVQAQVEYHQQAAEILQQLSSKLEDRIKDMSNKPRKEFIPKPRMELHLPSENHNGGINSARSPARSPAPLDQPCCRALYDFEPENEGELGFKEGDIITLTNQIDDNWYEGMINGQSGFFPVNYVDILVPLPH, encoded by the exons ATGTCTGTGGCGGGGCTGAAAAAGCAGTTTCACAAAGCGACTCAG AAAGTCAGTGAGAAGGTGGGAGGAGCTGAAGGAACCAAACTGGACGATGATTTCAAAGAAATGGaaaag AAAGTGGACACCACGAGCAGAGCGGTGCTTGACATCATGACCAAAACCACAGAATACCTGCAGCCCAACcctg cgTCCAGGGCGCGTCTGAGCATGATCAACACCATGTCTAAGATCCGCGGTCAGGATAAGGGTCCGGGTTACCCGCAGGCTGAGACGGTGCTGGGCGACGCCATGACGAGGTTCGGCCGCGAGCTCGGAGAAGAGTCCAGCTTCG gctTGGCTCTGCTGGACGCCGGAGAATCCATGCGTGAGCTCGGTGAGGTGAAAGACGCTTTAGATATAAACGTCAAACAGAACTTCATCGACCCGCTGCAGAACCTGCACGAGAAAGACCTCAAAGAGATTCAG CACCATCTGAAGAAGATGGAAGGTCGTCGTCTGGACTTCGATTATAAGAAGAAGCGTCAGGGGAAAGTGACGGACGATGAGATCAAGCAGGCGCTGGAGAAATTTGACGAGTCTAAAGAGGTGGCGGAGCAGAGCATGTTTAACCTGCTGGAGAACGAC atcgAGCAGGTCAGTCAGCTGGCGGCTCTGGTTCAGGCTCAGGTGGAGTATCATCAACAGGCCGCTGAGATCCTGCAGCAGCTCTCCAGCAAGCTGGAAGACAG gaTAAAGGACATGTCCAACAAACCGCGGAAGGAGTTCATCCCTAAACCGCGCATGGAGCTTCACCTGCCCAGTGAGAATCACAACGGAGGAATCAACTCTGCCAGATCACCTGCGCGCTCaccag CGCCGTTGGATCAGCCATGCTGTCGCGCGCTGTACGACTTCGAGCCGGAGAACGAGGGCGAGCTCGGCTTCAAAGAGGGCGACATCATCACTCTGACCAATCAGATCGACGACAACTGGTACGAGGGCATGATCAACGGCCAATCAGGATTCTTCCCCGTCAACTACGTGGACATCCTGGTGCCTCTGCCTCACTAG
- the si:ch73-168d20.1 gene encoding NLR family CARD domain-containing protein 3 isoform X1, whose product MDPPPKFSSAKRRRSVSPSPEPSCVSHVSMDPPPKFSLGGSSAKLSYSKKQEGSISSNGKMSLDAIFRELEDTNISLMKKELRRFKELLRPDFQACSVREEEDDEGQSRVSEGVLKISLHVLRKMNQTDLANTLQTKLISVSQQQLKSRLKQKFQRISEGVCNGGNATLLNEIYIEIYMTEGGTGDVNNEHEVRQIETSSSRGLDTPIRCNDIFKPLPGRDKAIRTVLTKGVAGIGKTASVQKFVLDWAEGKANHDVHFIFPLPFRDLNLMKEKRMSLMELLRYFFAELKPIEYNDFKTIFIFDGLDEWRLPLDFQNNEILWDVNISASVDVLLTNLIRGNLLPSAHLWITTRPAAANQISSECVDQVTEVRGFRDPQKAEYFRKRIKDQRMASRIIAHVQSLRSLHVMCHIPVFCWISATVLEKIGEADGAEIPKTLTQMFTHLLIVQTKLKTQKYDGKCDLQEIRKSILSLGKLAFEQLEKGNLIFYEDDLRKCGIDVQEASVYSGVCTQIFREEFGLQLEKVFSFIHLSVQEFLAALYKFLSFAQDNNECSITDFMKSEVDRALQSKNGHLDLFLRFLLGLSLESNQTLLRGLFTPRGSSSCTREMVDYIKSKIRENPSLETSINLFHCLNELNDHSLLHEVQMYLSRSTGAHRLCGVKLSPAQWTALVFVLLNSTEDLNEFKLREYDLSEECLLRLLPVVKASRKADLRGCNITDQICSALAFVLSSNSSRLKELDLSDNNFQVSGVQLFSAGLKSPHCKLEILKLCNCNIREDSCAALVSGLISNPSHLREISLNSNKPGYSAMKLLSILLEDPHCKLEKLQLYNCSIGEEGCAALALALISNPSHLREFNLNNNDPGDSGVKLLGDLLKDPHCKLEKLQLDDCSIGEECFTALLLGLRSNPSHIRELNLSRNKPGDSGVKHLSDLLKDPHCKLEILQLECCSIGEEGCAALVLGLLSNPSHVKELNLNYNEPGDLGVKLLSFLLKDPQCKLEKLELKYDSIGDEGCAALASSLISNPSHLRELNLSWNKLGYSAVKLLSDLLKDTHCELEKLQLYDCSIGEEGCAALALALISNPSHLRELNLNNNEPGDSGVKLLSDLLKDPNCKLEKLQLEYCSIGEEGFTALVSGLKLNPSHLRQLNLSRSEPGDLGVKMLFDFLKDPLCKLEKLQLDDCSISEKGFAVLVSGLRSNPSHIRELNMNSNNPGFLGVKQLYDLLGDQHCKLEKLQLESCGIGEEGCAALALVLISNPSHLRELNLNYNEPGDSGVKHLSVLLKNPRCKLEKLELSHCNIRERGYAALISALSSNPSHQRELNLNYNQDTNSDAAL is encoded by the exons GAGCTTGAGGACACAAACATCTCTTTGATGAAGAAAGAGCTGAGAAGGTTCAAGGAACTGCTGAGGCCAGATTTCCAGGCATGCTCTGTgagagaggaggaggatgatgaGGGTCAGAGCCGAGTGAGCGAGGGAGTTCTAAAGATCTCACTTCATGTCCTGCGGAAGATGAACCAGACGGACCTCGCTAACACACTACAGACCA AGCTGATCTCAGTGAGTCAGCAACAACTGAAATCCAGACTGAAACAGAAATTTCAGAGAATCAGCGAAGGAGTCTGCAATGGAGGGAACGCGACACTTCTGAACGAGATCTACATAGAAATTTACATGACAGAGGGTGGGACTGGAGACGTCAACAACGAGCATGAGGTGAGACAGATCGAGACCTCATCATCCAGAGGCCTAGATACACCGATCAGATGTAATGACATCTTCAAACCCTTACCTGGACGAGACAAAGCAATCAGGACAGTTCTAACCAAAGGAGTTGCTGGAATTGGAAAAACCGCTTCTGTGCAGAAGTTCGTCCTGGACTGGGCTGAAGGAAAAGCCAATCACGATGTTCACTTCATATTTCCTCTTCCTTTCCGTGACCTGAATTTGATGAAGGAGAAGCGGATGAGTCTGATGGAGCTTCTTCGCTATTTTTTCGCAGAACTGAAACCAATAGAATATAATGACTTCAAAACAATCTTCATCTTTGACGGTCTGGATGAGTGGCGTCTTCCTCTGGATTTCCAGAATAATGAGATTTTGTGGGATGTGAACATATCAGCTTCAGTGGACGTGCTGCTGACTAACCTCATTAGAGGAAACCTGCTTCCTTCTGCTCACCTCTGGATCACCACACGACCAGCTGCAGCCAATCAGATCTCTTCAGAGTGTGTCGACCAGGTCACAGAGGTCCGAGGGTTCAGAGACCCTCAGAAGGCTGAGTATTTTCGGAAAAGGATAAAAGATCAGCGTATGGCTAGTAGGATCATTGCACATGTCCAATCTTTGAGAAGCCTGCACGTCATGTGTCACATCCCAGTGTTTTGCTGGATTTCTGCCACTGTTCTGGAGAAGATTGGTGAAGCAGATGGTGCAGAGATTCCCAAGACTCTCACTCAAATGTTCACACACCTGCTGATCGTCCAGACCAAACTGAAGACCCAGAAATATGATGGGAAATGTGATCTTCAGGAGATCAGAAAGAGCATCCTGTCACTTGGGAAACTAGCTTTTGAACAACTGGAAAAGGGGAACCTGATCTTCTACGAGGATGATCTGAGAAAGTGTGGCATTGATGTCCAAGAAGCATCTGTGTACTCTGGTGTTTGTACCCAGATATTCAGAGAGGAGTTTGGACTGCAGTTGGAGAAGGTTTTTAGCTTCATTCATCTGAGCGTTCAAGAGTTTCTCGCTGCCTTGTATAAGTTCCTATCCTTTGCTCAGGACAATAATGAGTGCTCAATTACAGATTTTATGAAGAGCGAAGTGGACAGGGCCTTGCAGAGCAAGAACGGACACCTAGATCTCTTCCTCCGCTTCCTTCTGGGACTTTCGCTGGAGTCCAATCAGACTCTCCTGCGGGGATTATTCACACCTAGAGGAAGCTCCAGTTGTACACGGGAAATGGTTGATTACATTAAGAGTAAAATCAGAGAGAATCCTTCCCTGGAGACGTCCATCAATCTGTTTCACTGTCTGAACGAGCTGAATGATCATTCCCTGCTGCATGAGGTCCAGATGTACCTGAGCCGCAGTACAGGTGCCCATCGCCTCTGTGGAGTCAAGCTCTCTCCGGCCCAGTGGACGGCGCTGGTGTTTGTACTGCTGAACTCAACAGAGGACCTGAATGAGTTTAAACTGAGGGAATATGATCTATCAGAGGAGTGTCTTCTGAGGCTTCTGCCGGTGGTCAAAGCTTCCAGAAAAGCAGA TCTGAGGGGTTGTAATATTACAGATCAAATCTGTTCAGCCCTGGCGTTTGTGCTCAGCTCAAACTCTTCACGTCTGAAAGAGCTGGACCTCAGTGACAACAACTTCCAGGTCTCAGGAGTACAGCTTTTCTCTGCTGGACTGAAGAGTCCTCACTGTAAACTGGAGATATTGAA ATTGTGTAACTGCAATATTCGAGAGGACAGTTGTGCTGCTCTGGTTTCAGGTCTGATATCAAACCCATCACATCTGAGAGAAATCAGTCTGAACTCTAATAAACCAGGATATTCAGCAATGAAGCTTTTGTCTATTCTACTGGAAGATCCACATTGTAAATTAGAGAAACTACA GCTGTATAACTGCAGTATTGGAGAGgaaggttgtgctgctctggCTTTAGCGCTGATATCAAACCCTTCACATCTGAGAGAATTTAATCTGAACAATAATGATCCAGGAGATTCAGGAGTGAAGCTTCTCGGTGATCTACTGAAGGACCCACACTGTAAACTAGAGAAACTACA GCTTGATGACTGCAGTATTGGAGAGGAATGTTTTACAGCTTTGCTTTTAGGtctgagatcaaacccctcacaTATTAGAGAACTCAATCTGAGCAGGAACAAACCAGGAGATTCAGGAGTGAAGCATTTGTCTGATCTACTGAAGGACCCACACTGTAAACTGGAAATACTACA GTTGGAGTGCTGCAGTATTGGAGAGGAAGGTTGTGCTGCCCTGGTATTAGGCCTGTTATCAAACCCATCACATGTTAAAGAACTCAATCTGAACTACAATGAACCAGGAGATTTAGGAGTGAAGCTTCTGTCTTTTCTACTGAAAGACCCACAATGTAAACTGGAGAAACTAGA GCTGAAATACGATAGCATTGGAGATGAAGGATGTGCTGCTCTGGCTTCATCTCTTATATCAAACCCATCACATCTGAGAGAACTCAATCTGAGTTGGAATAAACTGGGATATTCAGCAGTGAAGCTTCTGTCTGATCTACTGAAGGACACACACTGTGAACTGGAGAAACTACA GCTGTATGACTGCAGTATCGGAGAGgaaggttgtgctgctctggCTTTAGCACTGATATCAAACCCTTCACATCTGAGAGAACTAAATCTGAACAACAACGAACCAGGAGATTCTGGAGTGAAGCTTCTCTCTGACCTACTGAAGGACCCAAACTGTAAACTGGAGAAACTACA GCTGGAATACTGCAGCATCGGTGAGGAAGGTTTCACTGCCCTGGTTTCAGGTCTGAAATTGAACCCGTCACATCTGAGACAACTCAATCTGAGCAGGAGTGAACCTGGAGACTTGGGAGTGAAGATGCTGTTTGATTTCCTGAAGGATCCACTGTGTAAACTTGAGAAACTACA GCTTGATGACTGCAGTATTAGTGAGAAAGGTTTTGCTGTTCTGGTTTCAGGtctgagatcaaacccctcacacaTAAGAGAACTCAATATGAACTCTAATAATCCAGGGTTCTTAGGAGTAAAGCAACTCTATGACCTACTGGGAGATCAGCACTGTAAATTGGAGAAACTACA GTTGGAGAGCTGTGGTATTGGCGAGGAAGGTTGTGCAGCTCTGGCTTTAGTGCTGATATCAAACCCTTCTCATCTGAGAGAACTCAATCTGAACTACAATGAACCAGGAGATTCAGGAGTGAAGCATTTgtctgttctactgaagaaccCACGCTGTAAACTGGAGAAACTAGA GTTGTCTCACTGCAATATTAGAGAGAGAGGATATGCTGCTCTGATTTCAGCTCTGAGTTCAAACCCATCACACCAGAGAGAACTCAATCTGAACTATAACCAGGACACTAACAGTGATGCCGCTCTCTGA